From a single Apium graveolens cultivar Ventura chromosome 2, ASM990537v1, whole genome shotgun sequence genomic region:
- the LOC141708179 gene encoding BAG family molecular chaperone regulator 2-like — protein sequence MMRMKSIYSLENESSGAKDEWEMRPGGMLVQKRDPDSDHHRVPPPPTVRVRVKHGSVYHEINISSQASFGELKKMLSGPTGVHHEDQKLLFKDKERDSRAFLDMVGVKDKSKIVLVEDPVGKEKRLLEMSKNAKMEKASKAISDISLEVDRLAGQVSAYESIISKGGKVGEKQLVTLFDLLMNQLVKLDGIFADGDVKEKKRMQVTRVQKLVETLDMLKGKNLKPGSTAAHIAPKIEEQKLPNLLDMLTVKSSMSTSKGAGLSLKPRQKLSPIQRHQQQRYSGEQVPSPTQHQKSRLSVGHAPVNVQKQEATHSPSGSVVITTQWETFDPVPAPVPTAPPTSKVALSDGSAKHPQFMWNLI from the exons ATGATGCGTATGAAGAGTATTTACTCACTGGAGAATGAAAGTTCCGGTGCTAAGGATGAATGGGAGATGAGGCCTGGTGGCATGTTGGTGCAGAAACGTGACCCAGATTCAGATCACCACCGTGTTCCTCCGCCGCCAACTGTTCGTGTTCGGGTCAAACATGGTTCTGTTTATCATGAGATTAATATCAGCTCTCAAGCTAGTTTTG GGGAGTTGAAGAAGATGTTATCTGGGCCAACAGGAGTGCATCATGAAGATCAAAAGCTGTTGTTTAAAGACAAGGAGAGGGATTCGAGAGCTTTTCTCGATATGGTGGGTGTGAAAGATAAGTCGAAGATTGTTCTTGTTGAAGATCCAGTTGGTAAAGAGAAGAGGCTTCTTGAGATGAGCAAGAATGCTAAGATGGAGAAAGCTTCTAAAGCTATTTCCGATATTAGCTTGGAGGTTGATAGGCTTGCTGGTCAG GTTTCGGCATATGAATCTATAATATCTAAAGGGGGGAAAGTCGGAGAAAAGCAATTGGTAACTTTATTTGACCTGTTAATGAACCAACTTGTCAAATTGGATGGCATTTTTGCTGATGGAGATGTCAAAGAGAAGAAAAGAATGCAG GTCACAAGGGTGCAGAAACTTGTGGAAACATTAGATATGTTAAAGGGAAAGAACTTAAAGCCTGGTAGCACAGCAGCTCATATTGCTCCAAAAATCGAAGAGCAGAAATTACCGAATCTTTTAGATATGTTAACTGTCAAGAGCTCGATGTCTACCAGCAAAGGGGCCGGTCTTAGTCTGAAACCTCGACAGAAACTATCCCCAATTCAAAGGCATCAACAACAGAGATACTCGGGTGAGCAGGTCCCATCTCCAACTCAGCATCAAAAATCGAGGCTTTCGGTTGGGCATGCACCTGTAAATGTGCAGAAGCAAGAAGCTACACACTCACCATCAGGCTCAGTAGTCATAACCACACAATGGGAAACGTTTGATCCTGTTCCAGCACCAGTGCCAACAGCCCCTCCAACATCAAAGGTAGCATTAAGCGATGGCAGTGCAAAGCATCCTCAATTTATGTGGAATTTGATCTAA